A genome region from Streptomyces sp. S4.7 includes the following:
- a CDS encoding 5'-methylthioadenosine/S-adenosylhomocysteine nucleosidase: MSKDLVVILTALNLEYQAVRRKLTGAQVHRHDRGTRFEVGTVQGTRCRVALGLTNKGNHSAAVIAERAIQEFSPVAVLFVGVAGALWETARLGDVVMATHVYAYHGGTSEDDGLKARPRVWEAPHGISQLGSHLARVNDWADETPGQGSAPQVRFGAIAAGEVVQNSKISAEARWIRQHYNDALAIEMEAAGVAQAGHLNGAPVAIIRGISDRADGTKSSSEDRNWQPRAAANAAAFAARLAVELVGEQEQIAMPQADWAPMADRPGGQVSNAAHNSTVGIMAGSVKKSSVYLNTDAKETGPVDLVAELGDFRQHLKRHHAEGDALDDDTYEEALAELGSARRAAREKTPESSKKATMALKRLRGLIADSPELTTRLAPLVVAAGDLS, from the coding sequence ATGTCGAAAGACCTGGTGGTGATTCTCACCGCCCTCAATCTCGAATACCAGGCCGTGCGCCGGAAGCTGACCGGTGCGCAGGTGCACCGTCATGACCGTGGAACGCGGTTCGAGGTGGGAACGGTGCAGGGCACTCGGTGTCGTGTCGCACTCGGTCTCACGAACAAAGGAAATCATTCCGCCGCGGTGATCGCTGAGCGTGCGATACAGGAGTTCTCGCCGGTGGCCGTCCTGTTCGTCGGCGTCGCCGGTGCCCTGTGGGAAACCGCCAGGCTGGGCGACGTGGTGATGGCGACACATGTGTACGCGTACCACGGCGGGACCAGCGAGGACGACGGTCTCAAGGCCCGTCCCAGGGTGTGGGAGGCGCCGCACGGTATCAGCCAGCTCGGCTCGCATCTGGCTCGCGTGAACGACTGGGCCGACGAAACGCCGGGTCAGGGGAGCGCACCACAGGTGCGCTTCGGCGCGATCGCCGCCGGCGAGGTCGTACAGAACTCGAAGATCTCGGCCGAGGCGCGGTGGATCCGGCAGCACTACAACGACGCGCTCGCGATCGAGATGGAAGCCGCCGGTGTGGCGCAGGCCGGTCATCTCAACGGGGCGCCGGTGGCGATCATCCGGGGAATCAGCGACCGGGCGGACGGCACGAAGAGCAGCTCGGAGGACCGTAACTGGCAACCACGGGCCGCTGCGAACGCGGCGGCATTCGCCGCACGGCTCGCCGTGGAACTGGTGGGAGAACAGGAGCAGATCGCCATGCCGCAGGCAGACTGGGCGCCAATGGCCGACAGGCCCGGCGGGCAGGTCAGCAACGCCGCCCATAACAGCACCGTCGGCATCATGGCCGGATCGGTCAAGAAGAGCAGCGTCTACCTGAACACGGACGCGAAGGAGACCGGTCCGGTGGACCTGGTCGCGGAACTGGGCGATTTTCGCCAGCATCTGAAGCGCCATCACGCCGAGGGAGACGCCCTCGACGACGACACCTACGAGGAGGCGCTGGCCGAGCTAGGCTCCGCCCGCCGCGCGGCAAGGGAGAAAACCCCTGAGTCGTCCAAGAAGGCGACCATGGCACTGAAAAGGTTACGCGGTCTGATCGCAGACAGTCCCGAGCTGACGACCAGGCTGGCACCACTGGTCGTCGCGGCTGGCGACTTGTCATGA
- a CDS encoding GNAT family N-acetyltransferase → MADLVDSIESVEQLAVVWRAMVLDRDPDADVRDLPGLAVRWADCRFPFWNCVTLTDVGADAEVVGQRLGQAAEIMRAKERPGFLWVFEDLLGEEALAGLAAAAGRVGLAYAFPGVGMAGNLLPLPEPVHPDLTFVRVSTREHLRAYADLNSRAYGFPLEDGRDGLIGSTLWKERVYAYLGMRDGVPVTCAGSVEAEGRLFVALVATDPAWERRGYGEAVTRKALCEGGRATGLSRATLHATAAGSPVYPRIGFTPNSPVRFYGLTG, encoded by the coding sequence GTGGCGGATCTCGTGGACTCGATCGAATCGGTGGAGCAACTCGCCGTCGTCTGGCGCGCCATGGTGCTCGACCGGGACCCCGACGCGGATGTACGGGACCTTCCGGGGCTCGCCGTCCGATGGGCCGACTGCCGGTTCCCGTTCTGGAACTGCGTCACGCTGACCGATGTCGGCGCGGACGCCGAGGTGGTCGGGCAGCGGCTCGGGCAGGCGGCGGAGATCATGCGGGCGAAGGAGCGGCCCGGCTTTCTGTGGGTCTTCGAGGACCTCCTCGGCGAGGAGGCACTCGCGGGGCTCGCGGCGGCGGCCGGGCGGGTGGGGCTCGCGTACGCCTTCCCCGGCGTCGGCATGGCCGGGAACCTGCTCCCCCTCCCCGAGCCGGTCCACCCCGACCTGACGTTCGTGCGCGTGAGCACGCGGGAGCATCTGCGCGCCTACGCGGACCTCAACTCGCGCGCCTACGGGTTCCCCCTGGAGGACGGCCGCGACGGGCTGATCGGCTCCACGCTGTGGAAGGAGCGCGTGTACGCCTATCTCGGTATGCGCGACGGCGTTCCCGTGACATGCGCCGGGAGCGTGGAAGCGGAGGGCCGCCTCTTCGTCGCACTCGTCGCCACCGACCCGGCGTGGGAGCGCAGAGGCTACGGCGAGGCGGTCACCCGCAAGGCGCTGTGCGAGGGCGGCCGGGCCACCGGGCTGAGCCGCGCCACCCTGCACGCGACGGCCGCCGGGTCGCCGGTGTACCCCCGTATCGGCTTCACGCCGAACTCACCGGTGCGCTTCTACGGCCTGACGGGCTGA
- a CDS encoding glycosyltransferase family 2 protein encodes MSLPRLGVVIVTMGTRPRELAALLASVDKQDVPAAKVVLIGNATPLTDVDVSANVTKVPLEENLGCPGGRNVGLEMLRESGEVDAVIELDDDGLLIDADVFRKVRQLFASDPKLGIIGFRVADEHGHTERRWVPRLRADDPMRRGLVTAFLGGGHALSMPMLRQIGLWPAEFFFGHEESDMAWRALDAGRSILYEPTLVLQHPRTSPARHAVYYRFTARNRVWLARRRLPVPLIPVYLGVWILLTMVRMRSLEGLRAWWGGFVEGVRTPCGSRRAMKWRTVWRMTRLGRPPIL; translated from the coding sequence ATGTCATTGCCGCGCCTCGGAGTCGTCATCGTGACGATGGGAACTCGCCCGCGTGAGCTGGCGGCTCTGCTCGCCTCGGTGGACAAGCAGGACGTGCCGGCGGCGAAGGTGGTGCTGATCGGCAACGCGACGCCTCTCACAGATGTGGACGTCTCGGCGAACGTGACCAAGGTCCCGCTTGAGGAGAACCTGGGCTGTCCCGGGGGCCGCAACGTCGGCTTGGAGATGCTGCGCGAATCGGGCGAGGTCGACGCCGTCATCGAGCTGGACGACGACGGCCTGCTGATCGACGCGGACGTGTTCCGGAAAGTCCGGCAGTTGTTCGCGTCGGACCCGAAGCTGGGGATCATCGGGTTCCGTGTCGCCGATGAACACGGACACACCGAGCGGCGCTGGGTGCCTCGGCTACGGGCCGACGATCCGATGCGCCGTGGTCTGGTGACAGCCTTCCTCGGCGGCGGCCATGCTCTCTCGATGCCCATGCTCCGGCAGATCGGCCTGTGGCCCGCGGAGTTCTTCTTCGGGCATGAGGAGTCCGACATGGCCTGGCGTGCGCTCGACGCGGGGCGGAGCATCCTTTACGAACCGACGCTCGTCCTCCAGCACCCGAGAACGTCGCCCGCCCGGCACGCGGTCTACTACCGGTTCACCGCCCGCAACCGCGTCTGGCTGGCCCGCCGCCGACTGCCCGTGCCTCTGATTCCCGTCTATCTCGGCGTATGGATCCTTCTCACCATGGTGCGGATGCGGTCGCTGGAGGGGCTCAGAGCGTGGTGGGGCGGTTTCGTCGAAGGCGTGCGGACGCCTTGCGGATCGCGCCGGGCGATGAAGTGGCGCACGGTCTGGCGGATGACCCGGCTGGGACGCCCTCCCATCCTCTAG
- a CDS encoding potassium-transporting ATPase subunit C, translating into MNTSVGSTARLLGAGLRALLVLTLVCGVLYPLAVMGIGQGLFNHQANGSEITSNGKVVGSELIGQRYDLPLKKGEETPAPDLKWFQPRPSNGLGTNTVNTQYRLILSGATNRAGDNEELIQWVKAAKAAVIKDNSVDGYKVNPADVPPDAVTSSGSGLDPAISPQYADLQVRRVAQLNGLDVGAVQKLVDDHKDGRILGFIGEPRVNVLQLNIALKALEGA; encoded by the coding sequence ATGAACACCTCGGTCGGAAGCACCGCACGGCTCCTCGGCGCCGGGCTGCGCGCCCTGCTCGTACTGACCCTCGTCTGCGGCGTGCTCTACCCGCTCGCCGTCATGGGCATCGGCCAGGGCCTCTTCAACCACCAGGCGAACGGCTCCGAGATCACCTCGAACGGCAAGGTCGTCGGCTCCGAACTCATCGGCCAGCGCTACGACCTCCCCCTGAAGAAGGGCGAGGAGACCCCGGCGCCGGACCTCAAGTGGTTCCAGCCCCGCCCGTCCAACGGTCTCGGCACCAACACGGTCAACACGCAGTACCGGCTGATCCTCTCCGGAGCGACCAACAGGGCCGGTGACAACGAGGAGTTGATCCAGTGGGTGAAGGCCGCGAAGGCGGCCGTCATCAAGGACAACTCGGTGGACGGCTACAAGGTCAACCCCGCCGACGTCCCACCCGACGCGGTCACCTCGTCCGGCTCGGGCCTGGACCCGGCGATCTCGCCGCAGTACGCGGACCTTCAGGTACGGCGTGTCGCGCAGCTGAACGGGCTGGACGTGGGGGCGGTTCAGAAGCTGGTGGACGACCACAAGGACGGCCGCATCCTGGGCTTCATCGGCGAGCCCCGGGTGAATGTGCTCCAGCTGAACATCGCGCTGAAGGCACTGGAAGGGGCGTGA
- a CDS encoding NADH:flavin oxidoreductase yields the protein MTDVTKPRNAATLARPFTVRGLTSRNRIAMAPMTRGFSPGGVPGRDVADYYTRRAVGGVGLIITEGTYIDHDSAGTSDRVPRFHGQDALAGWADVADSVHRAGGAIIPQLWHVGVTRAEGAPPVVDAEPIGPSGVSLAGEPKGRAMTRKDLDDVVGAFADAAAAAERIGFDGVELHGAHGYLIDQFLWAGSNRRTDAYGGDIVARTRFAAEIVAACRAAVSDAFPLFFRMSQWKMNTYDAKLARTPGELDALLTPLTEAGVDVFHASTRRYWLPEFDDSDLNLAGWVRKISGRPAVTVGSVGLDGEFSGAFRGNDSAVTGIDELLDRMEHDEFDMVAVGRALIADPEWPRKTLRGSTSEITPFGAEMLKTLR from the coding sequence GTGACAGACGTGACCAAACCCCGCAACGCGGCCACCCTCGCGCGCCCCTTCACCGTCCGCGGGCTCACCTCGCGCAACCGGATCGCGATGGCGCCCATGACCCGCGGCTTCTCGCCGGGCGGCGTACCGGGCCGGGACGTCGCGGACTACTACACGCGGCGCGCCGTCGGCGGCGTGGGGCTGATCATCACCGAGGGCACCTACATCGACCACGACTCGGCGGGCACCAGCGACCGGGTGCCGCGGTTCCACGGTCAGGACGCGCTCGCGGGGTGGGCGGATGTCGCGGACTCCGTGCACCGGGCGGGCGGCGCGATCATCCCGCAGTTGTGGCACGTGGGTGTCACCCGTGCCGAGGGCGCCCCGCCGGTGGTGGACGCCGAGCCAATCGGGCCGTCGGGTGTGTCCCTGGCGGGTGAGCCCAAGGGGCGCGCCATGACGCGGAAGGACCTCGACGATGTCGTCGGCGCGTTCGCCGACGCGGCGGCCGCCGCCGAACGCATCGGCTTCGACGGCGTCGAACTCCACGGCGCGCACGGCTACTTGATCGACCAGTTCCTGTGGGCCGGCAGCAACCGCCGTACCGACGCCTACGGCGGGGACATCGTCGCGCGGACACGTTTCGCGGCCGAGATCGTGGCGGCCTGCCGCGCCGCCGTCTCCGACGCCTTCCCCCTCTTCTTCCGTATGTCCCAGTGGAAGATGAACACCTACGACGCGAAGCTCGCGCGGACGCCGGGCGAACTGGACGCCCTGCTCACGCCGTTGACCGAGGCCGGTGTCGACGTCTTCCACGCGTCCACCCGCCGCTACTGGCTGCCGGAGTTCGACGACTCCGACCTGAACCTCGCCGGATGGGTGAGGAAGATCAGTGGGCGGCCCGCGGTCACGGTCGGTTCGGTCGGTCTGGACGGTGAGTTCTCCGGCGCCTTCAGGGGGAACGACTCGGCGGTCACCGGCATCGACGAGCTGCTGGACCGGATGGAGCACGACGAGTTCGACATGGTCGCCGTCGGCCGCGCGCTGATCGCCGATCCCGAGTGGCCGAGGAAGACGCTGCGCGGGAGCACGTCGGAGATCACGCCGTTCGGCGCGGAGATGCTGAAGACGCTGCGCTGA
- a CDS encoding NUDIX domain-containing protein, translating to MQDDAWAPTPVLLTVDLVILTLREGRLCVLLVERGEDPFQGMSALPGGFLNHAGEEILDAAHRELSEETALVAGSVHLEQLAIYGEAGRDPRGRIVSVAHLAIAPGLPEPVAGTDATDAAWVPAEDALSGDVELAFDHHRILADGIERARTKLEYSPLATAFCGELFTIAELQQVYEAVWGTEIDTRNFYRKVQAVKGFIIPAGSGRRTTGGRPARLYRAGPKTVLFPPLIRPVPPIKDEETTEEGQ from the coding sequence ATGCAAGATGATGCGTGGGCACCCACGCCCGTGCTGCTGACGGTCGATCTTGTGATCCTGACGCTGCGTGAAGGGCGATTGTGCGTTCTGCTCGTTGAGCGGGGCGAAGATCCTTTTCAGGGAATGTCGGCTCTGCCCGGCGGATTCCTCAATCACGCCGGTGAGGAGATCTTGGATGCCGCCCACCGTGAGTTGAGTGAGGAAACCGCTCTGGTGGCCGGGTCTGTGCATCTCGAACAGCTGGCCATCTACGGGGAGGCGGGACGTGATCCCCGGGGGCGGATCGTTTCCGTCGCCCACTTGGCGATCGCGCCGGGACTCCCCGAACCGGTCGCGGGAACGGATGCCACGGATGCCGCGTGGGTTCCCGCGGAAGACGCCCTGTCCGGCGACGTAGAACTGGCATTCGACCACCACCGGATCCTGGCGGACGGAATCGAACGCGCGCGTACCAAGCTCGAATACTCGCCACTGGCGACGGCGTTCTGTGGAGAACTCTTCACCATCGCCGAGTTGCAGCAGGTATATGAGGCGGTGTGGGGCACCGAAATCGACACCCGTAACTTCTACCGGAAAGTCCAGGCCGTAAAGGGATTCATCATCCCGGCCGGCTCGGGACGCCGGACCACGGGAGGGCGGCCCGCGCGGCTCTACCGGGCCGGGCCGAAAACGGTGCTGTTCCCCCCACTCATCCGGCCTGTGCCGCCCATCAAGGACGAGGAAACGACAGAGGAAGGACAATAG
- a CDS encoding helix-turn-helix domain-containing protein has product MPDTPAPRRRAPAMSPEERRAMIVAAALPLVAEYGPAVTTSRIARAAGIGEGTIFRVFKDKEDVLDACVNEALSPDHVLRELASVPREQPLSVRLLEAAEALRAHLDRLGSVLGALHARGRQRGDAPPDERSAPRGRPLPGAAGESGRPASREESTAAVRDGVAELIEPDRHTLRLAPDKIASVFVGMLSTRALPPADLVDVLLHGTLHSTLTAPSTPARERNDST; this is encoded by the coding sequence ATGCCGGACACCCCCGCCCCACGCCGCCGCGCCCCCGCGATGAGCCCCGAGGAGCGCCGCGCGATGATCGTCGCCGCCGCGCTGCCTCTGGTCGCCGAGTACGGCCCGGCCGTCACCACCAGCCGGATCGCCCGCGCCGCGGGCATCGGGGAGGGGACGATCTTCCGCGTCTTCAAGGACAAGGAGGATGTGCTCGACGCGTGCGTCAACGAGGCGCTGAGCCCCGATCACGTACTGCGCGAGCTGGCGTCCGTCCCACGTGAACAGCCGCTTTCCGTACGGCTCCTGGAGGCGGCCGAGGCGCTGCGGGCCCATCTGGACCGGCTCGGTTCGGTACTAGGCGCACTGCACGCGCGCGGGCGGCAGCGCGGCGACGCACCGCCCGACGAGCGGTCGGCGCCCCGCGGCCGGCCCCTCCCGGGCGCGGCCGGCGAGTCGGGAAGGCCCGCGAGCCGCGAGGAGTCGACGGCGGCCGTACGGGACGGTGTCGCCGAGCTGATCGAGCCCGACCGGCACACCCTGCGCCTGGCCCCGGACAAGATCGCCTCCGTCTTCGTCGGGATGCTCTCCACCCGGGCCCTGCCGCCCGCCGACCTCGTCGACGTCCTCCTGCACGGCACCCTGCACAGCACCCTCACCGCCCCCTCCACGCCCGCCCGGGAAAGGAACGACTCGACATGA
- a CDS encoding VOC family protein, with amino-acid sequence MTVTLNHTIVPARDHRAAARFFASLMGLEELPPAGRDGHFAPVRVNGQLTLDFMSVEHPEGHHLAFDVDPATFDLILDRVRAAGVPYGNDPAHPDNGRTDHPLCPRGLFFRDEAMNLYEVMSA; translated from the coding sequence ATGACCGTCACCCTGAACCACACCATCGTGCCCGCCCGCGACCATCGTGCGGCGGCCCGCTTCTTCGCCTCCCTCATGGGTCTCGAAGAGCTGCCGCCCGCCGGCCGGGACGGGCATTTCGCCCCCGTCCGTGTGAACGGCCAACTGACCCTCGACTTCATGTCCGTCGAGCACCCCGAGGGCCACCATCTGGCCTTCGACGTGGACCCGGCCACCTTCGACCTGATCCTGGACCGCGTCCGGGCCGCCGGTGTGCCGTACGGCAACGACCCTGCCCACCCCGACAACGGGCGCACCGATCACCCCCTGTGCCCGCGCGGTCTGTTCTTCCGCGACGAGGCGATGAATCTCTACGAGGTGATGTCGGCCTGA